A stretch of the Haloplanus aerogenes genome encodes the following:
- a CDS encoding tRNA (cytidine(56)-2'-O)-methyltransferase: protein MQDTPEVVVLRLGHRPGRDDRMTTHVALTARALGADRAVLVGEATQAQETVDDITDRFGGPFDVTVTDSYRPLLRDWAGTVVHLTMYGEPVEEVTPTIREHHRSQPLLLVVGAGKVDFEVYDRADWNVGVTNQPHSEVAALAVFLDRLFDGTELDREWEDADRRVIPQATGKRVEEVDE from the coding sequence ATGCAAGACACCCCGGAGGTCGTCGTGTTGCGACTCGGGCATCGCCCCGGCCGCGACGACCGCATGACGACACACGTCGCCCTGACGGCGCGGGCGCTCGGTGCCGACCGGGCGGTTCTCGTCGGCGAGGCCACGCAGGCCCAGGAGACCGTCGACGACATCACCGACCGCTTCGGCGGGCCGTTCGACGTGACCGTCACCGACTCCTACCGTCCCCTTCTGCGCGACTGGGCGGGCACCGTCGTCCACCTCACGATGTACGGCGAACCGGTCGAGGAGGTGACGCCGACGATCCGCGAGCACCACCGATCCCAGCCGCTCCTCCTCGTCGTCGGCGCCGGGAAGGTCGACTTCGAGGTGTACGACCGCGCCGACTGGAACGTGGGCGTGACGAACCAGCCCCACTCCGAGGTGGCGGCGCTGGCGGTGTTTCTGGATCGGCTGTTCGACGGTACGGAACTCGACCGAGAGTGGGAAGACGCGGATCGACGGGTCATTCCGCAGGCGACGGGCAAGCGGGTCGAAGAAGTCGACGAGTAA
- a CDS encoding NAD-dependent epimerase/dehydratase family protein — protein sequence MNLTDRRVVITGGAGLVGSHLAACLASDNEVVVADDLSKGETDRVPDGADLVVTDVTDPDDVADVITPDVDLVCHLAAYTDTNYADPRQLFEENTEMTYNLLERADEVGVDGFVFTSSSTVYGEAPRPTPEDYAPLEPISEYGASKLADEGLVSTYAHSHGLQAWTFRFANIVGPHQRGNVVPDFIEKLCDDPETLTILGDGRQEKSYLHVEDCVDAICHTVEHADATLNTYNLGSRTTTSVNRIADIVSEEMGLDPTYEYTGGDRGWTGDVPKMRLSIEKLSALGWEPPESSDDAVRRAARQLIDEIA from the coding sequence ATGAACCTCACCGACCGGCGAGTGGTGATCACCGGCGGCGCGGGCCTCGTCGGCTCCCACCTCGCGGCGTGCCTTGCCTCCGACAACGAGGTGGTCGTCGCCGACGACCTGTCGAAAGGCGAGACCGACCGCGTCCCCGACGGCGCGGACCTCGTCGTCACGGACGTGACCGATCCCGACGACGTGGCCGACGTGATCACGCCCGACGTCGATCTCGTCTGCCACCTCGCCGCCTACACCGACACCAACTACGCCGATCCCCGGCAGTTGTTCGAGGAGAACACCGAGATGACCTACAACCTCCTCGAACGCGCCGACGAGGTGGGGGTCGACGGGTTCGTCTTCACCTCCTCGTCGACCGTCTACGGCGAGGCACCGCGGCCGACGCCCGAAGATTACGCCCCCCTCGAACCCATCAGCGAGTACGGCGCGAGCAAACTCGCCGACGAGGGACTGGTGTCCACCTACGCCCACTCCCACGGGTTGCAGGCGTGGACGTTCCGCTTCGCCAACATCGTCGGCCCCCACCAGCGCGGCAACGTCGTCCCCGACTTCATCGAGAAACTGTGCGACGACCCCGAGACGCTCACCATCCTCGGTGACGGTCGGCAGGAGAAGTCCTACCTCCACGTCGAGGACTGTGTCGACGCCATCTGCCACACCGTCGAGCACGCGGACGCGACGCTGAACACGTACAACCTCGGGTCGCGGACGACCACCTCCGTCAACCGCATCGCCGACATCGTGAGCGAGGAGATGGGCCTCGATCCGACCTACGAGTACACGGGCGGCGACCGCGGGTGGACGGGCGACGTGCCGAAGATGCGCCTCTCCATCGAGAAGCTCTCGGCGCTGGGCTGGGAGCCGCCGGAATCGAGCGACGACGCCGTCCGTCGGGCGGCCCGGCAGTTGATCGACGAGATCGCATAG
- a CDS encoding DUF2797 domain-containing protein, translating to MQIVGYDAGDSGLLVSDGADVEYVPLDPGTDLSYRLDDRHCAGVLTDDGHRPCDADAAPHCEAHTSTWVCARCTGTCLKDEMDCFDDHAVYLATFAPDTFKVGVTREWRLETRLREQGADRGAHVRTVENGRIAREIEAELATAIPDRVRVPEKRSGLGRAVDDSAWQALLDDFDPIETFDFDYGLDLSERPVAETLATGTVRGTKGRLLVLDHAGSTYAVDMRDLVGYEVIDGGTDRRLQSSLGAFG from the coding sequence GTGCAGATCGTCGGCTACGACGCGGGTGACAGCGGCCTCCTCGTGAGCGACGGCGCCGATGTCGAGTACGTCCCCCTCGATCCGGGGACGGACCTCTCCTACCGCCTCGACGACCGCCACTGCGCCGGCGTCCTGACCGACGACGGCCACCGCCCCTGTGACGCCGACGCCGCGCCGCACTGCGAGGCCCACACGTCGACGTGGGTCTGTGCCCGGTGTACGGGCACCTGTCTCAAAGACGAGATGGACTGCTTCGACGACCACGCCGTCTACCTCGCGACGTTCGCGCCGGATACGTTCAAAGTCGGGGTCACCAGGGAGTGGCGACTGGAGACGCGCCTCCGCGAACAGGGGGCGGACCGCGGCGCCCACGTCCGCACCGTCGAGAACGGGCGCATCGCCCGCGAAATCGAGGCCGAACTGGCGACGGCGATTCCGGATCGGGTGCGCGTCCCCGAGAAACGGTCGGGGCTCGGCCGGGCGGTCGACGATTCGGCGTGGCAGGCACTCCTCGACGACTTCGACCCCATCGAGACGTTCGACTTCGACTACGGTCTCGACCTCTCGGAGCGGCCGGTGGCGGAGACGCTGGCGACGGGGACGGTCCGCGGGACGAAGGGTCGACTGCTCGTTCTCGATCACGCCGGAAGCACCTACGCCGTCGATATGCGTGATCTCGTGGGCTACGAGGTGATCGACGGGGGGACGGATCGCCGTCTCCAGTCGAGTCTCGGCGCGTTCGGGTGA
- a CDS encoding glycosyltransferase family 4 protein yields MRSVAVFTDTYLPTVNGVTYTVKAWRDCWADRGGRMDVVYPRTDGYAARVGEYPVRSLPFPFYPGFRIGIPWIPRRVRDVDIVHAHTPFAVGLAGLRLARTRDCPFVASYHTPTAEYADYVAPGDAVETLLERGSERYERWFLDRADAILAPSDATAAHLTDEVGVETPVTVIPNGIDTERFRPVDAEAFRARHGLDDADTLIGYTGRHGYEKRLGDLVDAAAELDATVVFGGDGPARSELEQRAVERGVDARFLGFLDREELPAFYSALDAFVFPSPVETQGLVALEANACGTPVVGANDGALADTVEDGVTGYHFETGDVASLRQSIRRTLAERDELRRSCLDRRERHGVDRAVDRLTDVYERLS; encoded by the coding sequence ATGCGTTCGGTCGCCGTCTTCACCGACACCTATCTCCCCACCGTCAACGGCGTCACCTACACCGTCAAAGCGTGGCGCGACTGCTGGGCCGACCGCGGCGGCCGGATGGACGTGGTCTACCCCCGCACCGACGGCTACGCCGCCCGCGTCGGCGAGTATCCGGTCCGGAGCCTCCCCTTCCCGTTCTACCCCGGCTTCCGGATCGGTATCCCCTGGATTCCCCGTCGCGTCCGAGACGTGGATATCGTCCACGCCCACACGCCCTTCGCCGTCGGCCTCGCGGGACTGCGGCTGGCGCGAACGCGCGACTGCCCCTTCGTCGCTTCCTACCACACGCCGACCGCGGAGTACGCCGACTACGTGGCCCCCGGCGACGCCGTCGAAACCCTCCTCGAGCGCGGGAGCGAGCGCTACGAGCGGTGGTTCCTCGACCGCGCGGACGCCATTCTCGCGCCGAGCGACGCCACCGCCGCCCACCTCACCGACGAGGTAGGCGTCGAGACGCCCGTGACCGTCATTCCGAACGGCATCGACACCGAACGATTCCGGCCGGTCGACGCCGAAGCCTTCCGCGCCCGCCACGGCCTCGACGACGCCGACACGCTGATCGGCTACACCGGCCGCCACGGCTACGAGAAACGCCTCGGTGACCTCGTCGACGCCGCGGCGGAACTCGACGCGACGGTCGTCTTCGGCGGCGACGGCCCCGCCCGCTCGGAGTTGGAGCAGCGAGCGGTCGAGCGGGGCGTCGACGCCCGCTTTCTCGGCTTCCTCGACCGCGAGGAACTGCCCGCCTTCTACAGCGCGCTCGACGCCTTCGTCTTCCCGAGTCCGGTCGAGACGCAGGGGCTGGTCGCCCTCGAAGCCAACGCCTGCGGCACGCCGGTCGTCGGCGCGAACGACGGCGCCCTCGCCGACACCGTCGAGGACGGCGTCACGGGCTATCACTTCGAAACCGGAGACGTCGCGTCACTCCGGCAGTCGATACGGCGGACGCTCGCCGAACGCGACGAGCTCAGAAGGTCGTGTCTCGACCGCCGGGAGCGACACGGTGTCGACCGGGCGGTCGACCGGCTCACGGACGTGTACGAGCGCCTCAGTTAA
- a CDS encoding glycosyltransferase family 4 protein → MRVLNYLELESRLDRSGIGTAADQQRAALATTDVSVLTSPWRGGEPHWAAVDALRGRSAFREYDVAHCNMIGPGTLAVARHAKRTDTPLVLHAHVTAEDFAESFRGSTHLAGPLRRYLRWFYSQADLVLCPSAYTKRTLESYPVEAPIQPITNGVDTASLAGFEDLREEYRERFDLDGLVVFSVGNVFERKGLTTFCRLAEETDYEFAWFGPYDTGPQASETVRRWTQDPPANVTFTGWVDDKRGAFAAGDVYCFPTKAENQGIAVLEAMACGKPVVLRDIPVFEEFYTHGHDCLKCETRAEFREALDRLAADPDLRQRLGENAKETAGEHSLGRVGEKLVDAYRRVRNEVTSH, encoded by the coding sequence GTGCGGGTGTTGAACTACCTCGAACTGGAGAGTCGGCTCGATCGGAGCGGCATCGGCACCGCCGCCGACCAGCAGCGCGCCGCGCTGGCGACGACCGACGTATCCGTGCTCACGTCGCCGTGGCGGGGCGGCGAGCCGCACTGGGCGGCCGTCGACGCCCTCCGCGGACGGAGCGCCTTCCGCGAGTACGACGTCGCCCACTGCAACATGATCGGCCCGGGGACCCTCGCGGTGGCCCGCCACGCCAAGCGGACGGACACGCCGCTCGTTCTCCACGCCCACGTCACGGCCGAGGACTTCGCCGAGAGTTTCCGCGGATCGACCCACCTCGCCGGGCCGCTCCGTCGGTATCTCCGCTGGTTCTACTCGCAGGCCGACCTCGTCCTCTGTCCGAGCGCGTACACGAAGCGCACGCTCGAATCCTACCCCGTCGAGGCGCCGATCCAGCCGATCACCAACGGCGTCGACACCGCGTCGCTGGCGGGGTTCGAGGATCTGCGCGAAGAGTACCGCGAGCGGTTCGATCTCGACGGCCTCGTCGTGTTCTCCGTCGGCAACGTGTTCGAGCGCAAAGGCCTCACCACGTTCTGCCGCCTCGCGGAGGAGACCGACTACGAGTTCGCGTGGTTCGGCCCCTACGACACGGGGCCGCAGGCCTCCGAGACGGTGCGTCGCTGGACGCAGGACCCGCCCGCGAACGTCACCTTCACCGGCTGGGTCGACGACAAACGCGGCGCCTTCGCCGCCGGCGACGTGTACTGTTTCCCCACCAAGGCGGAGAATCAGGGCATCGCGGTGCTGGAGGCGATGGCCTGCGGGAAACCCGTCGTCCTCCGCGATATCCCCGTCTTCGAGGAGTTCTACACCCACGGTCACGACTGTCTGAAGTGTGAGACGCGGGCGGAGTTCCGCGAGGCGCTGGATCGGCTGGCCGCCGATCCGGACCTGCGCCAGCGTCTCGGCGAGAACGCGAAAGAGACGGCGGGAGAACACTCGCTGGGGCGAGTGGGCGAGAAACTCGTCGACGCGTATCGGCGCGTCCGAAACGAAGTCACAAGCCATTAA
- a CDS encoding ribonuclease P protein component 4, whose amino-acid sequence MGIAAERIERLEALARDAVDEGHEDRAREYVRLARRIAERNRLTLPRTFRRFTCDACDAYLRPGRNARVRLQDGHVVVRCDCGEIARYPYE is encoded by the coding sequence ATGGGCATCGCCGCGGAGCGCATCGAGCGACTGGAAGCGCTCGCCCGCGACGCCGTCGACGAGGGGCACGAGGACCGCGCTCGGGAGTACGTCCGCCTCGCCCGCCGAATCGCCGAGCGAAATCGGCTCACGCTCCCCCGCACCTTCCGCCGGTTTACCTGCGACGCCTGTGACGCCTACCTGCGACCGGGACGGAACGCCCGCGTCCGACTGCAGGACGGCCACGTCGTCGTCCGCTGTGACTGCGGCGAAATCGCCAGATATCCGTACGAGTGA
- a CDS encoding YhbY family RNA-binding protein has protein sequence MDTQALRKRAHDLDVTVWVGKSGVDAVVGECDDQLKDRELVKVKFLRSARGGTDVESLAADLAERVDAQVVETRGNTGVLYR, from the coding sequence ATGGATACGCAAGCGCTTCGCAAGCGGGCCCACGACCTCGACGTGACGGTCTGGGTCGGCAAGAGCGGGGTGGACGCAGTCGTCGGCGAGTGTGACGACCAGTTGAAAGATCGCGAGCTGGTGAAGGTCAAGTTCCTGCGCTCGGCCCGCGGCGGAACGGACGTGGAGTCGCTGGCGGCTGATCTGGCCGAGCGGGTGGACGCGCAGGTGGTCGAGACTCGCGGCAATACGGGCGTTCTTTACCGATGA
- a CDS encoding mechanosensitive ion channel family protein — protein sequence MSGIPIQTGGTGSDAQAQSGALAQFLANNGVPYADAIGSAISFFVALLAVYIVGRAVIIPLIDRVMDARGLEVHARNPLRKLTLAIIVFVAIAVAFGFAGYGSFLQSLATVAAAATLAIGFALQNVIANFVAGIFIFTDKPFKIGDWIEWDGNSGIVEDISFRVTRVRTFDNELLTVPNSELTDGVIKNPVAKQQLRLQAPFGIGYDDDIERANEIILEEAHAHPEILDDPAPSVRLAELGDSSVVLKSRVWIDDPSRSDFVKTRGEYVTSVKERFDEEDINIPYPNRTLGGSLDISGVTAEDVVEG from the coding sequence ATGAGTGGCATTCCGATCCAGACTGGCGGGACCGGGAGCGACGCCCAGGCCCAGAGCGGCGCCCTCGCGCAATTTCTCGCGAACAACGGCGTGCCGTACGCCGACGCCATCGGCTCGGCCATCTCCTTCTTCGTCGCCTTGCTGGCCGTCTACATCGTCGGCCGGGCGGTCATCATCCCACTCATCGACCGGGTGATGGACGCCCGTGGGCTGGAGGTTCACGCCCGGAATCCCCTGCGGAAACTCACGCTGGCTATCATCGTCTTCGTCGCCATCGCCGTCGCGTTCGGTTTCGCCGGCTACGGTAGCTTCCTGCAGTCGCTCGCCACCGTCGCCGCGGCGGCGACGCTCGCCATCGGGTTCGCCCTGCAGAACGTCATCGCCAACTTCGTCGCCGGCATCTTCATCTTCACCGACAAGCCGTTCAAGATCGGTGACTGGATCGAGTGGGACGGCAACTCGGGCATCGTCGAGGATATCAGCTTCCGCGTGACGCGGGTGCGCACCTTCGACAACGAACTCCTGACCGTTCCCAACTCCGAACTCACCGACGGCGTGATCAAAAACCCCGTCGCGAAACAACAGCTCCGCCTGCAGGCCCCCTTCGGCATCGGCTACGACGACGACATCGAGCGGGCGAACGAGATCATTCTGGAGGAGGCCCACGCCCACCCGGAGATTCTCGACGACCCCGCGCCGTCCGTCCGCCTGGCCGAACTCGGTGACTCGTCGGTCGTGCTCAAATCCCGTGTCTGGATCGACGATCCGAGCCGCTCGGACTTCGTCAAGACGCGCGGGGAGTACGTCACCTCGGTGAAAGAACGGTTCGACGAGGAGGACATCAACATCCCCTATCCGAACCGCACGCTGGGCGGGTCGCTGGATATCAGCGGCGTCACGGCCGAAGACGTCGTCGAGGGCTAG
- a CDS encoding HD domain-containing protein, protein MSTDEPADGRVYDPDAPHTFPDEKLNRMLPALLEDPEVQAYLDAQNVNAVKRKGYNDHGPKHISIVRNRALRLYELLKRADVDFNGAADQGLDEADEPVIVALAATLHDVGHVVHRDQHAYYSIPLASDILDRLLAEWYDTPEAVRVKAETLHAILCHHTEEDPLTREAGVIRVADALDMERGRSRIPYEKGGRGINTLSSQAIRNVTLEEGGDAPVLVEIEMVNAAGVYQVDNLLKAKLQDSMLEEYVRIVAVNTKEESGLVERIEL, encoded by the coding sequence ATGAGCACTGACGAGCCCGCCGACGGCCGGGTGTACGACCCCGATGCCCCCCACACCTTCCCCGACGAGAAGCTGAACCGGATGTTGCCGGCGCTGCTCGAAGATCCCGAGGTGCAGGCGTATCTCGACGCCCAGAACGTCAACGCCGTCAAGCGCAAGGGGTACAACGACCACGGCCCGAAACACATCAGCATCGTCCGCAACCGCGCGCTCCGCCTGTACGAACTGCTGAAACGCGCCGACGTGGACTTCAACGGCGCCGCCGACCAGGGCCTCGACGAAGCGGACGAACCGGTCATCGTCGCCCTCGCAGCCACCCTCCACGATGTGGGCCACGTCGTCCACCGCGACCAACACGCCTACTACTCGATTCCGCTGGCGTCGGACATCCTCGACCGCCTTCTCGCGGAGTGGTACGACACGCCCGAGGCAGTGCGGGTGAAAGCCGAGACGCTCCACGCCATCCTCTGTCACCACACGGAGGAGGACCCGCTGACTCGCGAGGCGGGTGTCATCCGCGTCGCCGACGCCCTCGATATGGAGCGTGGGCGCTCGCGCATCCCCTACGAGAAGGGGGGTCGCGGCATCAACACCCTGTCGAGTCAGGCGATCCGCAACGTCACGTTAGAGGAGGGCGGGGACGCCCCCGTCCTCGTCGAAATCGAGATGGTGAACGCCGCCGGCGTCTACCAGGTCGACAACCTGCTGAAGGCAAAACTGCAGGACTCGATGCTGGAAGAGTACGTCCGCATCGTCGCAGTCAACACGAAAGAGGAGAGCGGGCTGGTCGAACGGATCGAACTCTAG
- a CDS encoding redoxin domain-containing protein, with the protein MVDIGDEAPDFTAPLANGDVEAFTLSDHLDEAPIVLAFFPAAFTNTCTTEMCTFRDRLSRFEDVGGTVYGVSVDLPYTLNEFRRQNDLNFGLISDERRDLIDAYGVGESWEPREIRVAKRAVFVVDGDGRITYRWIADNPKQEPDYDAVREAAADASA; encoded by the coding sequence ATGGTCGACATCGGCGACGAGGCACCCGACTTCACCGCTCCGCTCGCGAACGGCGACGTCGAAGCGTTCACGCTGTCGGACCACCTCGACGAGGCGCCCATCGTCCTCGCGTTCTTCCCGGCGGCGTTCACCAACACCTGCACGACCGAGATGTGTACGTTCCGCGACCGCCTGTCGCGGTTCGAGGACGTCGGCGGGACAGTGTACGGCGTCAGCGTCGACCTCCCCTACACGCTCAACGAGTTCCGTCGGCAGAACGACTTGAACTTCGGACTCATCAGCGACGAGCGACGGGACCTGATCGACGCCTACGGCGTCGGCGAGTCGTGGGAACCACGGGAGATTCGCGTCGCCAAACGCGCCGTGTTCGTCGTCGACGGCGACGGGCGTATCACCTACCGCTGGATCGCGGACAACCCGAAACAGGAACCGGACTACGACGCGGTGCGCGAGGCGGCGGCTGACGCCAGCGCGTAG
- a CDS encoding Sec-independent protein translocase subunit TatA/TatB, which yields MQNAIVPLFPGLPGGPELLIVLFVLVLLFGANKIPKLARSTGQAMGEFKRGREEIEEELKEGAEESGSSTETAETSTSETSTTETSTTEPEKSS from the coding sequence ATGCAAAACGCAATCGTGCCACTGTTCCCCGGGCTGCCCGGCGGGCCGGAGTTGCTCATCGTGCTCTTCGTCCTCGTCCTGCTGTTCGGGGCGAACAAGATCCCCAAGCTGGCTCGCTCGACCGGCCAGGCCATGGGTGAGTTCAAACGCGGCCGCGAGGAAATCGAGGAGGAACTGAAGGAGGGTGCCGAGGAGTCGGGTTCGAGCACGGAGACGGCCGAGACGTCGACGAGCGAGACATCGACCACCGAGACGTCGACGACCGAACCCGAGAAATCGAGCTGA
- a CDS encoding cupredoxin domain-containing protein, whose amino-acid sequence MTFSRRKIVAAAAGLVGTLAGCAGGSGGGGSEGGNGGEATATETATETPTATPEPTATATPTPSGPPEDAPEFTVSNENKTFIPMVAEVEPGTVVKWTTESLSSHSVTSMYPSASESGRQAWNPEIASDWEMDEDLGGEPVTHYFPEPGVYEYKCDYDFGHIGGCAAVVVGDQDYSQDMLPCEPQ is encoded by the coding sequence ATGACATTCAGTCGCAGGAAGATTGTCGCGGCCGCTGCTGGACTCGTTGGCACACTCGCGGGCTGTGCGGGCGGCTCCGGTGGTGGCGGCAGCGAGGGCGGTAACGGCGGCGAGGCGACGGCGACCGAGACGGCGACGGAGACCCCGACGGCGACGCCCGAGCCGACGGCGACGGCCACGCCGACACCCTCCGGGCCGCCGGAGGACGCGCCGGAGTTCACGGTCAGCAACGAGAACAAGACGTTCATCCCGATGGTCGCGGAGGTGGAGCCGGGGACCGTCGTCAAGTGGACCACGGAGAGCCTCAGTTCACACAGCGTCACGTCGATGTATCCCTCGGCCTCCGAGAGCGGCAGGCAGGCGTGGAACCCGGAAATCGCCTCGGACTGGGAGATGGACGAGGACCTCGGCGGCGAGCCGGTGACCCACTACTTCCCCGAACCGGGCGTCTACGAGTACAAGTGTGACTACGACTTCGGCCACATCGGCGGCTGTGCGGCCGTTGTGGTTGGCGATCAGGACTACTCGCAGGATATGCTACCCTGCGAGCCGCAGTGA